A region from the Diadema setosum chromosome 17, eeDiaSeto1, whole genome shotgun sequence genome encodes:
- the LOC140240635 gene encoding uncharacterized protein, which produces MEYLEDEAIASAHVDTKPRVWKWYVDDILAIVKADTVDTLKAHLDQVDDTGSIKFTHELEVDNSIPFLDTKITKRPDGTTKMVVYRKKTHTGQYLNFQSHHSLRQRLGVIRTLMDREHCIVNEEADLKVEEEYIQSSLRKCGYPGWSFKKTNRKRRENQTKPKSQTKPTNHRRKLVTIPCVKGISEALQRIYQKYDISTAFRPRKKLKNILVHPKDKRSIDDQSGVVHQIP; this is translated from the coding sequence ATGGAATACCTGGAAGATGAAGCCATCGCCTCCGCTCATGTCGACACCAAACCTAGAGTTTGGAAATGGTATGTGGATGACATCCTTGCCATCGTAAAAGCGGACACAGTCGACACACTTAAGGCACACTTGGACCAAGTTGATGACACAGGCAGCATCAAATTCACTCATGAGCTAGAGGTTGATAACTCCATCCCTTTTCTGGACACCAAGATTACCAAAAGACCGGATGGCACAACTAAGATGGTCGTCTACagaaaaaagacacacacgGGACAGTACCTGAACTTCCAATCACACCATTCACTCCGCCAAAGATTAGGGGTTATCCGCACACTCATGGACAGAGAACACTGCATTGTCAACGAGGAGGCAGACCTGAAGGTAGAGGAAGAGTACATCCAGTCCTCCCTCAGGAAATGTGGATACCCTGGCTGGTCTTTCAAGAAAACCAACAGAAAAAGGAGGGAAAATCAGACCAAACCGAAATCACAGACCAAACCAACCAATCACAGGAGAAAGTTGGTAACCATCCCATGTGTAAAGGGTATCTCTGAAGCCTTGCAAAGGATTTACCAGAAATACGACATCTCCACAGCATTCAGGCCACGCAAGAAACTTAAGAACATCTTAGTACACCCGAAAGACAAAAGATCGATCGATGACCAATCGGGGGTAGTGCACCAGATTCCATGA